Proteins encoded in a region of the Desulforegula conservatrix Mb1Pa genome:
- a CDS encoding hybrid sensor histidine kinase/response regulator has protein sequence MPDKPTRESLADDSGSARKIHSLETLLDFAKVLNSARTLKVVFDAIMLTCMGEKGISVTSILLHVNQNSCIFEIKTVKGINLPKDKKVLKFTEELNKIIDGQGYAFFKELEKTETRATLEVLNELACTLIIPVHFHNKLIALLLCGPKIRGINDQYSDEDINFLKLIASYSGIAISNLIGIGLLTKKKEDLEKKLFELEALEETRRALTSSLNLDMLCHALLLSVMGYMKSESGLFYISLKDPEEFTLIANTIKKNDLSLPQKIFLDKKSFQIIADKNFIRRETESLLGFSGLLDSVNASICFPLQHEDMFRALCFLGQKAIGPSFYKKNELDQAAMLARQSIAPIKNSILHLELQINNQILKEAELTARKNEARLMNLLETSNEGFLEIDFSGTIININQEVCKIIGLPKEEIINRSISGFIPPDSVAIVLDQLEKRKKGEKSKYEASIISNTGELVHCLISAAPIYESQDMSGEPSASFAMITDITKLKETEEKLREFAKIVSASNDIIALIDRNQFHKTINKAYEKAFCLAEKKIYETSLLDVFGENQYQGIIEPSIIKCLNGENVHFRNWLNLPGLGSKYLDAAFYPYFENRDLPSAAIIIMRDVTEIKILETNLMQAQKMEAIGALAGGIAHDFNNILSGILGYISLAQLFSEARTNEYLQKAQGSCQRAADLIKQILTFARKNEEEMKPFALSPIVTETLRLIRASVPATISIKNEIENSSKMIIGNPTQIHQILLNLCTNAVHAMEKKGGCLGITLNSFEPKDLAKIPVCLNNCPYFVLTVQDDGVGMSDEVKERIFEPFFTTKEPGKGTGLGLSMSHGIVKSHGGEITVESISGKGTKFSVYLPITNVSQKNEINIFSETTPKGKERVLFVDDEETIAEISILLLENLGYHVTGFTDPFKAIETFRQKPDDFDIIITDQTMPGMTGLELAYRIKKIRENIPIIICSGFSEQLTPERLKQAGVNNYIVKPLSQKRLSDTIRSLLDANIGEHK, from the coding sequence ATGCCTGACAAACCAACAAGAGAGAGTCTTGCAGATGATTCAGGCTCGGCCAGAAAGATTCATTCGCTTGAAACCCTGCTCGATTTTGCAAAGGTCCTTAATTCGGCTCGAACACTAAAGGTGGTTTTCGATGCCATTATGCTGACATGCATGGGAGAAAAAGGCATATCGGTCACATCAATACTGCTTCATGTGAATCAAAATAGCTGCATATTTGAGATTAAAACCGTCAAAGGGATAAATTTACCCAAGGATAAAAAAGTACTTAAATTCACTGAAGAATTAAATAAAATTATAGATGGACAAGGATACGCTTTTTTTAAAGAGCTTGAGAAAACTGAAACCAGGGCAACTTTGGAAGTCCTGAATGAGCTTGCCTGCACGTTAATCATTCCTGTTCATTTCCACAACAAACTTATCGCATTGCTTCTATGCGGCCCTAAAATAAGGGGAATAAACGATCAGTATTCAGATGAGGATATAAACTTCCTAAAACTCATCGCGTCTTACTCCGGAATAGCAATCAGCAATCTTATAGGGATAGGACTTCTTACTAAAAAGAAGGAGGATCTTGAAAAAAAGCTATTTGAGCTTGAGGCACTTGAAGAAACACGCAGAGCCCTTACATCCAGTCTTAATCTTGATATGCTTTGCCACGCTCTTCTTCTTAGTGTCATGGGTTACATGAAATCAGAAAGTGGTCTTTTCTACATTTCATTGAAAGACCCAGAAGAATTCACCTTGATTGCAAACACAATAAAAAAGAATGACTTGTCTTTACCCCAAAAAATATTTCTTGATAAAAAATCCTTCCAGATAATTGCAGACAAAAATTTTATCAGGAGAGAAACAGAGTCGCTTTTAGGCTTTTCTGGCTTACTTGACAGTGTTAATGCCTCTATATGCTTTCCTCTACAACATGAAGACATGTTCCGGGCTCTTTGTTTCTTGGGGCAAAAAGCAATCGGACCTTCTTTTTACAAGAAGAACGAACTTGATCAGGCAGCCATGCTTGCAAGACAGTCCATTGCCCCCATAAAAAACAGCATTCTTCATTTAGAGCTCCAGATTAATAACCAGATACTGAAGGAAGCGGAGCTAACTGCCAGGAAAAACGAAGCAAGACTGATGAACCTTCTGGAAACATCAAATGAAGGATTCCTTGAGATAGACTTTTCAGGCACCATCATAAATATAAATCAGGAAGTATGTAAAATAATAGGTCTTCCTAAAGAAGAAATCATAAACAGGAGTATTTCAGGGTTCATTCCTCCTGATTCCGTGGCGATAGTTCTTGATCAGCTTGAAAAGAGAAAAAAGGGAGAAAAAAGCAAATATGAAGCATCCATAATATCCAATACAGGTGAATTGGTTCACTGCCTGATAAGCGCAGCGCCTATTTATGAAAGCCAGGATATGTCAGGAGAGCCGTCAGCTTCTTTTGCGATGATAACAGACATTACAAAGCTAAAAGAGACAGAGGAAAAACTTAGGGAGTTTGCCAAAATTGTATCAGCATCAAATGATATCATAGCGCTGATTGACAGAAACCAGTTTCATAAGACAATAAACAAGGCATATGAAAAAGCGTTTTGCCTCGCAGAAAAAAAAATTTATGAAACAAGTCTCCTGGACGTTTTCGGTGAGAATCAATACCAGGGAATAATCGAACCATCCATTATAAAATGCCTGAATGGTGAAAACGTCCATTTCAGAAACTGGCTCAATTTACCAGGATTGGGCAGCAAATATCTTGACGCAGCTTTTTATCCTTATTTTGAAAACAGAGATCTCCCGTCTGCCGCAATAATAATAATGAGAGATGTCACAGAAATAAAAATACTTGAAACAAATCTGATGCAAGCCCAAAAAATGGAGGCCATAGGCGCGCTTGCAGGCGGAATTGCCCATGACTTCAACAACATCCTTTCAGGAATCCTTGGATATATTTCTCTTGCCCAGCTTTTTTCAGAAGCCCGGACAAATGAATATCTCCAGAAGGCCCAAGGTTCCTGCCAGAGGGCTGCTGATCTGATCAAGCAGATTCTTACATTCGCCAGAAAAAACGAAGAAGAAATGAAGCCCTTCGCACTCAGCCCGATTGTAACAGAGACACTAAGGCTGATAAGAGCATCAGTGCCAGCGACTATAAGCATCAAAAACGAGATAGAAAACAGCTCAAAAATGATTATAGGCAATCCCACGCAGATTCATCAGATTCTCTTGAATCTTTGCACCAACGCGGTTCATGCGATGGAAAAAAAGGGCGGGTGTTTAGGGATAACTCTAAATTCCTTTGAGCCCAAAGATCTTGCAAAAATACCGGTTTGCCTCAATAATTGCCCCTATTTTGTTCTTACTGTGCAGGACGATGGAGTAGGAATGAGCGACGAAGTCAAGGAAAGAATCTTCGAGCCTTTTTTCACCACCAAAGAGCCTGGAAAAGGAACAGGGCTGGGGCTTTCGATGTCCCACGGGATTGTAAAAAGCCATGGTGGAGAAATAACTGTTGAAAGCATATCCGGGAAAGGAACAAAATTCAGTGTCTATCTCCCAATAACAAATGTCTCCCAGAAAAATGAAATAAATATTTTTTCAGAAACAACGCCAAAAGGAAAAGAAAGAGTTCTTTTTGTTGATGATGAGGAAACAATTGCTGAAATCAGCATTCTTCTTTTGGAAAATCTTGGATATCATGTAACAGGCTTTACAGATCCATTTAAAGCGATTGAGACTTTCAGACAAAAGCCCGATGACTTTGACATAATTATTACCGACCAGACAATGCCGGGCATGACTGGGCTTGAACTCGCATATAGGATTAAAAAAATCAGAGAAAACATCCCGATAATCATCTGCTCAGGTTTTTCAGAGCAACTTACACCTGAAAGACTTAAGCAAGCAGGTGTAAACAATTATATTGTAAAGCCCCTGAGTCAGAAAAGGCTGTCTGACACCATACGAAGCTTACTGGATGCCAATATAGGAGAGCATAAATAA
- a CDS encoding ATP-binding protein, translated as MIPKPTIDGIYGYLLDEGKKLGIPDPLLNQITMENAANIRISFPGHTSQLELIRRVTKQIARIAPGFSDDDIEDISLALDEACTNVIRHSYRGQSIGAVQVEISIEPNKVTITLMDKGEEGQLFNPELLAPVDKERYLESLSKGGLGVYLIKKIMDEVEYVVSPGVRNCLTMVKYIYPNKSK; from the coding sequence ATGATACCAAAACCAACAATAGACGGGATCTACGGCTACCTCCTCGACGAAGGAAAAAAACTCGGAATTCCTGATCCCCTGCTTAACCAGATTACCATGGAAAATGCAGCCAATATCAGGATTAGCTTTCCAGGCCATACATCACAGCTTGAGCTTATAAGAAGGGTCACTAAACAGATAGCACGGATAGCTCCCGGATTTTCCGACGACGATATCGAAGACATAAGTCTAGCACTCGATGAAGCATGCACAAATGTAATCCGCCATTCTTACAGGGGGCAGAGCATTGGTGCCGTGCAGGTAGAAATCAGCATAGAACCCAACAAGGTAACCATAACCCTCATGGACAAAGGAGAAGAAGGCCAGCTGTTCAATCCTGAACTTCTTGCTCCTGTGGACAAGGAAAGATATCTTGAAAGCCTTAGTAAAGGTGGACTTGGAGTATATCTAATCAAAAAAATAATGGATGAAGTCGAATATGTTGTGTCTCCTGGAGTCAGAAACTGCCTGACCATGGTCAAATATATATACCCGAACAAAAGCAAATAA
- a CDS encoding PP2C family protein-serine/threonine phosphatase, with amino-acid sequence MIFAKKTYKRIRSISFRLLAYILLVSSFLTLIITVLQLYFDYKKDISIIEESLKQIKISYTDSIAHHVWNMDTDGLKTQLNGILSMRDIVYAEINMAGEKSALSVSAGEKATNIPLLIAEYPVIYERSGTYISIASLKVAASKVEVIQRLKEKFFIILASQTVKTFIVSIFIVILSNMIITKHLAVMGNYAANLDLGKLDDPLVLNRKHGKNSRLDELDLVVRAINRMRQRLKISYEEIKAKSRIEGELGAAASLQRYVIPRKAPESPSYDVSFLFLPALEVSGDYFDFFEIDDSNTGIVIADASGKGMPASIHINTVRVLLRSRPELHRFPDIMLNIINTYVRNELPENQFITMAYLLMKENGNITYLCAGHEPLIHCNSQGEITFIKPSGYPICCIHADNFETRLQSHMIDLQPNETLVLYTDGATDAMDDNGKMLGEGFYDMIKNLIHLTAKEMMDEIKSQIMHYQGSKNQNDDITIIVIKRK; translated from the coding sequence ATGATTTTTGCTAAAAAAACATATAAGAGAATACGCTCTATTTCTTTCAGGTTGCTTGCTTATATATTACTCGTAAGTTCTTTTCTTACTCTTATTATTACTGTGCTTCAACTGTATTTCGACTACAAGAAAGATATATCGATAATTGAAGAAAGTCTTAAACAGATAAAAATCAGCTATACCGACAGCATAGCCCATCATGTATGGAACATGGATACAGACGGACTTAAAACACAGCTCAATGGCATTTTGAGCATGCGGGATATTGTTTACGCTGAAATCAATATGGCCGGAGAAAAATCGGCTCTTTCTGTTTCGGCCGGAGAAAAGGCAACCAACATCCCTCTGCTGATTGCGGAATATCCTGTAATATATGAAAGATCCGGAACATATATAAGCATAGCGTCACTGAAGGTTGCCGCCTCAAAAGTCGAAGTAATCCAGAGACTTAAGGAAAAATTTTTTATAATTCTTGCCTCTCAGACAGTAAAAACATTTATTGTTTCAATATTCATTGTAATTCTTTCGAACATGATCATCACAAAACATCTGGCTGTGATGGGAAATTATGCGGCCAATCTTGATCTTGGCAAGCTTGATGATCCACTTGTCCTGAATAGAAAGCACGGTAAAAACAGTAGACTCGACGAACTGGATCTTGTTGTCAGGGCAATTAACAGGATGAGGCAGAGATTAAAAATATCCTATGAAGAGATTAAGGCAAAATCAAGGATAGAGGGTGAACTTGGAGCAGCCGCATCCCTTCAGAGATACGTAATTCCAAGAAAAGCTCCTGAGTCCCCAAGCTATGACGTGTCTTTTCTTTTCCTGCCGGCACTTGAGGTAAGCGGCGACTATTTCGATTTCTTCGAAATCGACGATAGCAACACAGGAATTGTTATTGCGGATGCATCTGGCAAAGGGATGCCTGCCTCAATACATATAAACACAGTCAGGGTGCTTCTAAGGTCCAGACCGGAGCTCCACAGATTTCCAGACATAATGCTAAATATAATAAATACTTATGTCAGAAACGAACTCCCTGAAAACCAGTTTATAACAATGGCGTACCTCTTGATGAAAGAAAATGGAAACATCACCTATCTTTGTGCAGGGCATGAACCGTTAATACACTGCAATTCCCAGGGTGAAATTACATTTATAAAGCCATCGGGGTATCCGATATGCTGCATACACGCAGACAATTTTGAAACAAGATTACAGAGTCATATGATTGATTTACAGCCAAATGAGACATTGGTACTTTACACAGACGGAGCCACAGATGCCATGGATGATAATGGCAAAATGCTTGGTGAAGGTTTTTATGATATGATTAAAAACCTAATTCACCTTACGGCAAAGGAAATGATGGATGAAATAAAATCACAGATTATGCATTATCAGGGCAGCAAAAATCAAAATGACGACATAACCATAATCGTTATTAAAAGAAAATAG
- the potA gene encoding spermidine/putrescine ABC transporter ATP-binding protein PotA encodes MQKPVVSLKNITKTYDNTEMVLHDISLDIYPGEFLTLLGPSGCGKTTILRLIAGLESCESGDIYINGKRVNGIPANKRDVNTVFQSYALFPHMSVFQNIAFGLELKKIPKNEINEKVQAILELVKLDGLENRNIQQLSGGQQQRVAMARAIVNKPLILLLDEPMSALDYKLRRTMQIELKHLHRKLGITFIFVTHDQEEALTMSDRVLVMNQGKIEQSGTPKEIYENPANMFVAKFVGEINVFDGRVIGTKGDRMAVTAEDMTFDCPNTKSFTPNQKIKMLLRPEDIKVSRASIKPATPFWRGRVEELIYKGTTVDLVVNLESGHKINITEFFNEDSEDIYYTTGERVNLTWINGWEVILPDE; translated from the coding sequence ATGCAAAAACCAGTTGTTAGCCTTAAAAACATAACAAAAACATATGACAACACAGAAATGGTTCTGCACGACATCTCCCTTGATATTTATCCGGGAGAATTCCTTACATTGCTGGGCCCTTCAGGGTGCGGAAAAACAACAATACTGAGACTTATTGCCGGTCTTGAGTCCTGTGAGTCAGGCGACATTTACATCAACGGGAAAAGGGTCAATGGCATACCTGCAAACAAACGCGATGTGAATACCGTTTTCCAGAGTTATGCTCTTTTTCCTCACATGTCAGTATTCCAAAATATAGCCTTTGGACTGGAACTGAAAAAAATCCCTAAAAATGAAATAAATGAAAAAGTCCAGGCCATTCTTGAACTGGTCAAGCTAGATGGCCTCGAAAACAGAAACATCCAGCAGCTTTCCGGCGGCCAGCAGCAGAGAGTGGCTATGGCAAGGGCCATCGTAAACAAGCCTCTCATCCTTCTACTTGATGAACCCATGAGCGCTCTTGACTACAAACTCAGACGAACTATGCAGATTGAGCTCAAGCATCTTCACAGGAAATTAGGAATCACATTTATTTTCGTGACCCATGACCAGGAAGAAGCCCTCACAATGTCAGACAGAGTTCTTGTGATGAACCAAGGCAAAATTGAGCAGTCAGGGACTCCAAAAGAAATATATGAAAATCCGGCCAATATGTTTGTGGCTAAATTTGTTGGGGAAATAAATGTTTTTGACGGAAGAGTAATAGGAACAAAGGGAGACCGAATGGCTGTCACAGCAGAAGACATGACTTTTGACTGCCCGAACACAAAAAGTTTTACTCCAAACCAGAAAATCAAAATGCTTCTCAGGCCTGAGGACATAAAAGTATCAAGGGCAAGCATCAAACCCGCAACGCCATTCTGGAGAGGCAGGGTCGAGGAACTCATCTATAAAGGTACGACCGTGGATCTGGTCGTCAATCTTGAATCAGGGCATAAAATCAACATCACGGAATTCTTCAATGAGGATAGTGAAGATATTTATTACACAACAGGTGAACGAGTCAACCTTACATGGATAAATGGATGGGAGGTTATTCTTCCAGATGAATAA
- a CDS encoding STAS domain-containing protein produces MLTIKQEIKDNIEIITLSGILNADTSPRLEDVLERVAEKPEPKIIMYIPELTYISSAGIGCFIGVIKKVRTKGGDIRFVKMDSRVLRVFSLLDMTDFFKTFDSLEKGMDSFSS; encoded by the coding sequence ATGCTTACAATCAAACAAGAGATTAAAGACAATATTGAAATAATAACCCTCAGCGGTATTCTGAATGCGGATACAAGCCCAAGACTTGAAGATGTTCTTGAAAGAGTGGCTGAAAAGCCGGAACCCAAAATCATTATGTATATACCCGAGCTCACATACATAAGCAGCGCAGGCATAGGCTGCTTCATCGGGGTGATAAAAAAAGTACGCACAAAAGGTGGAGACATAAGATTTGTAAAAATGGATTCAAGAGTACTCAGGGTGTTTTCCCTTCTTGATATGACAGATTTCTTCAAGACTTTCGACAGCCTTGAAAAAGGAATGGACAGTTTTTCCTCATGA